tctttccTGGTCACGAACGGAACTGTGCAGGCAGGGCGGCATCACCCGCATCAGCCGCAAAGCGAAATTCGATGTTTCAACAAGCTGACCAGGAGCCGGGACCCGGGAAGCGGGCACGGTTTTTGTGGGATTTTATGTACGTTCCCGTCAACCGCTCAGCAACTGGATCGATTGCAGCCTCGGCCTCGGAACGAGCGGACTTTCGGCCCGCTGAATGAATATATTCCCACCCCATACACATTGGACTCTGGAACGCTGGGTACGTACCGGAAATGCCACGCTGCTGCTTCGACCGCCGGTTGGACGATGGGCTGAGCATGCTTTCCCGCCGGTTCGACCCGAGGAAGATGTTCAGGTTGGAGGGTATCTGGGTGGAGACGGAGTTCCGCGCACTGCCCGGTACGCTCGGTGGGAATTCGCTCCAGACGGCGTCCACCATCGAATCGATACTGGACGACCGCGGTAttggcttgttggttttgtcCCGCCTGTGCAAAACAAGAATAGGCAAGGCAAGTAAACGACGTTAAGGCTGTCCGAACTCTTCCCGCTTGTGCTGGCTTACCGTTCCCACGACAGACGACGCGCGCTATCATCGTTGACCGTGTGCTGCAGGCAGTTAGTGCTGGTTTTCGTTGTCTGGTTGATGATCCGGGCGAGCCGATAGATGGCACTGTTCGTGCTATTGCTAATCATCTGGGCCGACCCACCGCTTCCGCTGCCCCCGCTGCCGGTAACGGAAACATCGCTGCCCCGCTTACCGCCCTGACCTGGGCCACATCCACCGGCGGCCAGCGTACTGGCCAGGCTGTTGCCAAACAGGGGCGTGGTGCTACCGCCACTGTTGGCGGCATTGTTAAAATTGACAAAGTTGAACGACGATATGCCGAACGATTTTGACGTCGGTATGGCCGGATACATCCCGGGGGAGGTGATACTGTAACGGAACAAGAATTTAAATGGTAACAATAAGCGAGGGGAAGATAATTAATgcagcacaaacaaaaaaacgctacACTGCTTATCCACTCATTACGCCTGGCACTATGCAATCCACTCGACATAAGCAGCAAAGCTCAGGTCAGGTGAAACATATGTGCATTATGAACACATCTTATTAGCAGCGCTAGAGTTTGGGTGATTGTATCTACTTCTATTTTGTAGCTCATTTCCGGCTGTCTTCGGTTGTCCTGCTTTTGACGGGGGTCACCTTTATCGGCAACATCGGGGAAGGCGTACCTGATAACAACCGAACCATCTCCGCTCGAGCGCTTCTCGTCGAACTCGTAGATGTGCGGTTCGGCCGGTCCGACTACGGAGCTTCCGGCCGCGAAGATACTGCTACCGCCGGACGACTTGCGCCGATAGTCGAACGTATTGTCGTCGGCCGTCAACAGGATCTTCGGGCTACTGCTTATCGGGGTTGTGCTGGTCGCAAGCTTCGACTCGTACAGGAAATTGTCTAGAaaggggagaagaaaaaagcgaaaaacaaacaaactatcaAGCACTGTCCCGATGGGCAAGATTGTTAGTGTTCCGACCCAGGAGCACCCGGGATGTACTTACTGGACGATGCCTTGAAGCAGATTGGGTTGTCCGGTGGCTGCACCTTGCTGAATGCACCTGCACCGGGGAAGTTGAACAGGGGTAAGGTGAGTGAACGGGATAGCCGCGCCTTCTTTTCGGCCGTCCGACCGCCGGAAATAGGACGTGCTCCTCCGAGGGGTTCACCGACATTTTGAAGGGTCCTGCAAGTGAAGTTGGGTGACAGGAACTAGTTAGTTGGTTCTTACGATGCACACGATGACATGCTTGTATAGGTGTGTGTTTGGGATGCTTTAAGCGAGATATACAACTAGACCTAATGGTCTATATTAATTATCGCTATTAACTTTAACGCTCTCCATTAATCGAAGCAGCCATAGTAGCATTGCCCAACAACCGGACACAAACGTTGCCAATCCTTCCGTTGCTAGGCTTTCGCTCTTTTACGAGCACATCAAAGCAAGCTTTAATTATCGATCACGTACATGTCAGGGACTGCATTGCCTTGCGGTGACAGCGGCCTGTCCAGCGTACAAATCGTGACCAGTGCGGGCATGTCCAATGCCCGGCACCTTCAACATCATCATTCTGCCATCCATCGTCCAGCTCTCCTTATGTTCGGGCGGGGCATCGCACCATAAGCTGCAAGCGTATGCCCGACACGGATCATTGTTTTAGCCTCCAATTAGCCATAACTTCAGCGGCAAACCTCACACACTACTACTCGGTACGGTCCTAGCACAAGCTGGAGCAATCTCCCCCTGCCGGCACAGCTTCTGTCAGTGATTAGCTAAAGTGCTAATTAATTTCATCCAGCAAACTGCCGCCGTCTAAGACCACTAGTCGGCGTGTAGTCGACCGCATCGGCCCACCCCGTTTTTGGGGCCGCAGGCTCGATGGCATCCACTGGAGCACTGGCAACGAAACATGAGCCAATTAATCGTTACAGATTAGAGACCACGAGCGATAAATTGAAACTTTATCGATTACAACTTCCTACTCCACACTCGAAGGAAGGGGCCCACCGTAGCGGGTGGTTGGAGCGCCGCCGAAACAAACCCTCAACAGCATGGCGCGAACATGGCGTGTTgggcgatgtttttttttcatgttaaCTTCTTCTAGTAGCGCTTTTCAAAGGTGCTGTACGTGTGGTGGCACGCCAAACAAGAAAACTCCGCCAAAACAATATCCAGTTTACAGTAACATCATAATAATCATTATCCTCGTCACTGATAGTGCGAGGGGGGatgatgttgttgatgatgatgatggacgaTAAATAGATTTTCCCGACCATTGAACCCAGAATTGGTCACGCACCTATGCACCATTTTCGACGCGACATCCTGGAAAATGATGGAAATCGGACAGCGTGTGTGCCCGGCCCCGTTCGGTTCACCGAGGAACCTATTTGGATTATTTCGATTTCTACCCTCCCCACTTAAGGTTTACCGTTTTGATTGAAGTTCCCTTTTTGGGGGAGAATTCCTGCTACCGAAACCGAATTCAATTACGAGCATCGACAAGTGATTGGAACCGTATTGAAGTAGCACACACGTAAATCAACGCTTTAAGCTGTCATCTTAAAGGTAGGCACgcccaaaagtatgcaatccacATGACATAATCCTCCTGTTCACGCTTTGTGATGTGTCGATTTATGCTTTGGGATGTTTGGAAATtcccaaaaaaagagaaaaaaaaatccgataTTCGATCCAGCTTTAGTTTCAATGATTCCGACGAAATTTTCCGCGAATTTCCAACTGAAGGGAATAAATGACCCAGAGATAATTCAGCACTTGTGCTTTCGCTTCACCTTCTCCATATTTTACCCATTTCTAGGAAGCCTGTAAATCTGTTTGTGATCCGTGTAGTGGAATGCAAATTTGCACCAAACACGCCCAACAGTACGTCCCACCGTGTGGTACCGTGCGTTAGATGTATTCGTATCGTTCGTATATTTCCAGGAACCCTCCATCTCCATCTCGGCAAGCTTCAAATAACTCGTCCCTTTCTGCTCCATGAGCTGACTTTACTATCATCCTTCCCGGCTTAtcctgcaaacacacacacactctctcgtCAGCACACACCTCAGGTAATGGTGCCCACTATACGAGTTTTTGTGTGCATAGGTTCCAGGGCGGTTTATCCGTGGGCGGTCAGGTCCGTTTGGTTGGTTGAGCTATCTTAATTCCCTGTTCCCTATCAACCCAACTGTCATCGCTTCCTCCTGCTATGCGTGCTTACACTAAATTGTGGTTCATTGGAAAAGCTTACTGGTGGCGGAGTGGGACGCCGGGGACAAGGACCGGCGAACCGGAAGCGGAACCTTCATTAGTCGGTTAATTGAGGTATAAACAAGAGAAATATTTCTCCCACACCTGTCTGCGTGCCTACCCTGTACCTGAAGGCAAGAGTGAAGGTGACTGTGTGTGAAAATAAAGTTTTCCCCAGCCCCGCTCGTGTCATCCCGGTGTAGCTGCCGTGGCATGGTGTAGCTGAGAAGGATAGTTACGCCCGCCCAGCCATACATGCCGGTCGGTCAATGGCTTTGGGGAATCGAAACGACCATGCGTGTGACCTACAGGCGATAAAGGTCAAAGCTAGGGTAATTTACAAAAGCGCCAGGCTCGCCCGCTCCTGCTCTACCCACGGTCCGCTCAGTGCTCAGCGCTCAGCGTTGGTTAAATTGTTTTTGAGATATTTTGGATCTTTCTGTCGGGGAGGTGGGAGGGTGATGGGGGGGTCCAGTCGCGACGAGACGGATGAGAAATTTCTCAATCCTTCGTTTAAATATTTGATCTAAGGGAACGACTTTCTCTGTCAAGGGCAGCATGTCCCCCTTGGAAGCGGAGTGACGACACGCGTTAAGGAATCTAACGGCGGGACTAAAACGAAAAGAGAAGTAAGTATTACAATTTATTGCCTGTTTTGCCAATGTATATTAAGTAAGATCGTACTATACATGATCGTTTAGTGAACAACTCTTCAAAAAACAAGTAAAGGTCATTCGGAAAAAGCAGATCCTAAAAAAGCTATCCCAAACAAGCTTACATCATATTGTGTATCACGCTGGCAACGATTCCACTTTTGATTGAGCCACGACCAAATGGTAATAAATCTTTCTGACCGATTCCACACATCGCATGCACATCGTTTGCAGGGCCTtagccacatacacacacatggaaCGAAATGCCTGAAAAAGAATAAATGAAGCGAACGGATGGGTAATTTATTCGTTATGACGAAAATCCTCGAAACCACCCCCTGTGCCTGCCTGTGAGCGCATGTTACCAATCCCGAACGGGTTGGGTTCCTATTTGGATAGGATGAAAAATAGCCCACAAGCCAAAAAGTAGATGGCAGTACCCTATCACCCCCTTATTTCTTGGAAATCCAAACTGGGAAGCTCTAAAATAAAACCCACCAGCAAAACGGGTTCGTTTCATTTCTGCTACGTTTGCAGCGTTCTATCGATCGTAGAGCAATTTTCCTATAAATATGTgtgtccatgtgtgtgtgtgtgtgtgtgtatgtgtgcgtgtaatCCCTCAACCGATCCTGTACCAGAATGTGGCGTACGGTGAAGTAGAGGCAGCTAAATCGAACGTCACACCCTTGTGCGGCTAACCTCGCACGTTCCGCTCTGAATCGGTTGACTTTGGGCGGAAGACTTGGAAGTTTCAAACTTTTTTTGGAAACCCGAGCGTATCCAAGAAGCGCACCAGGAATTAAGATGCACCTAACCCATCCCAGCCCAGCCAGCAACCGTTGCCGAAGCACCCGAAAGTGATCGAGGAAGTGGATtgctttcaatttcaattaaattttaccCAACTTTGTAAAACGGTAACGAGGGAAAGATTTCCTCCGCACGTAGCGGCGTTCGTGGTCGCTTGCCGACTGACTGGCTTTTTAGCCGAGATCGAGAAGGAGagtcttgctttttttttcgttgttgttaaGCGGGCAGGATGCGAGCAAAGAGCATTTCAAGTTTCCATTAAGGCGAATGTGCATTACTTTCGTGGCTTTGTGAAATGAGGTTTGCATTATTAAGGGTTTTTTTCTACGCTTACAACCGGTGGGGGTATGGGATggtcttttctttttggtcgTTTGCTGCTCCAAGCGCTAATGCTAATTATCTTTTGCTCGTTTACATTTGGGGCTCGGTAAGCTGTTGAATACTTCATGAATAAGTTGAAACTTTAGAGCGTGCTGGCATTAGAACATGAGCGAACATGAGAAGAAAAAGCTTCGGTGGAtgttaaatataattaattcTAACAAATATGGTTGATAATCGAGTAATGCTCTGCGTTTTGCATAATTTTCGGGGGGCTTGAAGATAAttcgcctaaatgtatgcaatcggCAATACGTTGACTGCAAAGCTTTAAtggtttatttatgtttgttcttctttatttttcgtttcgaTAAGAACATGGCATACTGAGGATTAACAATTTCCTTCTGTATAAGTCTAATCCATGCTTAAGCCAATGTACGTGTGCACATTATCCATGTACTTAGCAGCAGCTTGGCAGCACAAATCTCTGTCGGATATAGTGAGCCAAATTCCCCTTGCTTAATACCTGTCTACATAACGGAACATAATCATTTTATGCTACGAAGAGCACGAGCCTTTAGGCTCCAGATCGACCTTTGTTTGTTCATAGCAGCTTTGTTGTGCATGCCCTGCCTTTATTGCTCCAACAACGAGACAAAGAACCTAATGCCCGAACCGTCATGAAGATCGATCGTCTGCCTTTGCTAGCCGGAAGAGATACGTTCATCAATCAGACCACGCGCGCAAGGTGCTTCCCATTCCCATTTGTCGCGATTTCACCCATTACAATGCCTTCCAGgcgaaacaaacaagcaaaaaaacacacctgAAGCACAAAACAACCAGCTAAGAAGGAAAATTTCGCCCCCGTCACAGAAGAACGCTGGTAAAAAGTGAACTTCGTCAATTACGGGACGACAATTTGGGTAGGAAATGGAGCTTAAAACATTTGGACCCCGCGTCTACTTCGGGCATGGGACGGGCCCACGTCAGTTCCAATGTAGTAAAGTGACAACATTCGCGTAAAATGGATAtgttgtgcttgtgtgtgtggctgtgtgtgtgtgtgtaaaacgACGCCAAAACAGTATAGGCGCATGGGGAAGGATacactttcttctttttttttggccaaaAAGCACCCTACCAAACCAGCTCGGCCGTACCTTCCGAGGTTGACAGAGTGTACATTAGGGGTCTATTAGCTTGGAACGGTGTCGCATTCTTTTTTCCACCATCATCGTCAAGTTTACGGCTTGTCGCAACGGTGGACATTTGACAGCAGACGCCAGCAGACGGTCGTCGCCGCACTCATCTGCTAATGGTTTGAATTTTGGATTCGTTTGTGCCCCCTTGACATTGAGGTTATTGAAGAAAATTGACGAAATCTACTTTGGCTCTGTTATTCTTAGCGtcggtgttgtttttgttgtgttgcctcccaaaaaatgctacaaaaatAGCACGTTGTTAGTGGAGAAGAGCCGATGCAAATGGTGGTGCTTGACGGTGGCAGTGCAATGAAGAGACTAATAGGCACGAAATAAAGTACGGAAcgacaaaaatgcaaaagatgCCTGCTGTGTACATAAATttgcctaaatgtatgcaatttggtcaAATGAACGCCTGCAGGTATGCAATGAGCCGGGTAAAATTATGCTATTAATTCTTTTTTGCTGTGGTGAAACATTCCAAATAACGTTTCAACGTGAATAAAGACCATCTGAAAATTTGGTTTTACCTCTTGACAGCTccaaagttttattttttaaatccgCTTTGGTGCATCCTTTTCGATCAACATTGCAATCGCATTATTTCGAACGCATACTCAAACAGCATGCGAATCGTGCCATCACAAGCCCTTTATTTATGTTAACAGATATTTGCTCGACCGGCATGCTTAAGTAATCGGCCACCGGAAACGAGATGTTTGACAGCTCGCTTCATTTTCCATTAAACGGCATTCGCCGTGTGCAGCTCGAGTGGTGTATCGCCTGATCGCCGGTGAACCGTAAAGATGTCGTTCTACACCAACCGGTGGTGCACACACCTGAACGGCGGCTGGCAAGGGTTCAGCAGCGTCACATTAATACAGCGCTCTGCTAAACTAGCAGATGGAAGCGCAGCCTTTGAAGTGTGAATTTAACAGATTTCTCGTACCGTATTTCGTTTGATCCTTTCGCTACGAGACTTTATGTGGCCGGTTACCGGTAACGGAAAGCAACGACAGTGCCAGGCACTATCCAGTAGAGCAACTCCAGTAGAGCAACTCCTTCCTGGTGGAACGATTCCAGAAACGATGTTCTGGGTAAACCCATTCCATGGTATCTATTTCCGTTTATTGAAAGACTCTCACAAACTGGTGTGAGGAAATGAAATGAGTGTTAGCACAGAGAGGTTTATAGTTTACttttaattaacaaaaaaatgtgcaaaCCCGTGTTTTTGCACATATGAGATGCTTTAAAATAGTTGATAACGACAATATTTTGCTAGAAGCTCAATCCAATAGTACTAGAGTGGCATTACGCGAGACCTTTAAATATACAGTACATGTGTGTATCGAGCAAATCTAATTGATGTTGCGGAGCTGAAACAATCAATACGGTTGTTGCTGGTGCAGTTAGCTGTTTACACACACTCAACCACCAATCACCACCCACCTTGGCCAGCGCTCGGTATCACAACTTACAGTGCGACCTACACACTTTCCTCCGAATGCCATTGCCGTTTGCTATTGCCAGTACGTACCGGGGGGAATAATGAGGACGACAGTTTGACGCCACCAGAACCACCAGGACGCTGTGCCCACGTTGTGCTGTCGGTTGCCCAggaccatcatcatccgctTGGATGGTGCAATCTAGCATGCGACCACATTATGGTAACGAACATGAACAGGCGCGATCTGCACAAACATCAGCCACGGGGCTGGCTGGCGTAGTGTACGCGAACACATCACATCAGTCTCCCGGGCAACCCCGTCGGGCTACGTTTCACGGCCCCGAAGCCACGTGCGGTCGATAGTCGCGACAGTCGCTGTCATTTTGAAAGCGTTCCTTACCTCGCAattctcctctctctctctctcgctctttagCACTATCTATCTCATACTCTCTGGTAGTCAGCATCCTTCGACATTCGTCAAGCTCCCGTAACAACGCGTAACTCCATGTAGCAACGGGCAATGTTTACCTAgtcccttcccccccccctctctctagTGCCATATGTACGATCTGTACGAAGAATCGTGGCCTGGCAGGCACGAGCGCCTAAGGACGTTCATAGCATTTCTTtccgtttgtatgtgtgtgtgtgtgtgtgtatgccacTCTCTGCTGGTCGCTTTTGCTGGCCGCACTCGTGCCCATCCGTTGCCATCAACGTACGAATGATGAGGCACTTGTGCTATCGCCGGGAGGGAtgtcgtttttctttcccgGGTCCGTAATTTTCCAGACTAGCCCTGGTCTACCCCGAAGGATGAAGTAACCGGAAATTTTAtccacacactcgcacacacgctTACATCGATCAAGTGTTCTATCCACATGGGGTTTCGCAGAAACGGTAGACATTgagaaagagtgtgtgtgtgtgtgtgtgtgtgtgtgtgtgtgtgtgtgtgtgtgtgtgtgtgtgtgtgtgtgcaaaagagaaaagcgagaaagagaagcTTGCCATTCCTTTTCGCCGATTTTGGATGAAATTGCAAATAGACGGGAAGATCCCCTACATGGTGATTTGATTTCGACGAAACACTGCGGGACGCTTCTTCTCCCGTCGGGAGGGGGTTTGGAGAGGAATCCGTATGATGTCTTGATTCCGGTTGATGACAAATAATGAGCGGTTCGCTGGAAACAACTCCgggcaacttttttttttgccttcgcACAACAACTTTCTCTGTTTTTACAGATAGATAATTTAAGCACAGATCACATGGCCTATTCCATTCCTCACTTTTCTATGCACTTTCTTATTGGCATCATCTAGTAAGCACTGGAACTCATAACTCTCGGTTGGATGGCGCTGCTGACACTTGTCACTTCCCTCAATCTAGTTTCCACAGACGCTCCACACGAGCGCTCGGCTTCAATGTTTCCTAGTTTCGTGGTGATCAGCTATCTTTCGGGTCAGCTAATTACGTTTATAAATTCCCTGCAATGAGTAAGTTGCCCTATTCGAACGATGAGCGCCACTATCGGAATCAGCTTTTGTGTGAGcgattgcagcagcagcagcatctgcaCCATTACAACCGCCCCAGAGGAACGCCCGAGGAGCGGGATAGCGCGAATGAAGATGGCGTACCGCCCGCCATCATGCAGCAGCGCACGACGATGGCCCGCTACCCGGAGCTGGTGAGACGCACACAAGGTCGTGGCCGTCCCCGGCAGGACCATCCCATCTACACGCTCTCGCATCCTGGCGGCGACGGTATCGAAACGGATGGTGACATTGACGATACGCTGTCGGAGTTTGCGGGCGGCTGGTATACGCCGCGCCTTCGCCACTCCTCCCGGCCCTCCTCGATGCGTGCCTCCACGATGAAGAAGCTGAACGAATGGCTCGACGCTTACCAGCAGGAGCGGGGCAAAGGTCGCAGCTTGACCGACCTGCGCCATGCCGGGTACGGTTCCAGCGAGGAGGATGAAAACCTGCGGGCGCCAAGGGATTTTTTAGACGGCGGGAAACCCAACGACTTGCAGCAGGAAGGTGAAACATCGAACAAAGAGCCAGTGGAAGCCAAACCCCAGGAATCGGAGCCACCGGAGATGCAGGAAGTCACTGCGCCGAAACCCAACACGACAGGCACGCACGATGCTGGATACGGATGGGCCGGCAAGCTGTTGTCGATGTTGCTGCATCTtgccgagctgctgctgccgataaCGCTCCAGATGCTGACGTTCCTGAAGAACCACACGAAAACGGCCCTGCTGT
This is a stretch of genomic DNA from Anopheles merus strain MAF chromosome 2R, AmerM5.1, whole genome shotgun sequence. It encodes these proteins:
- the LOC121588224 gene encoding uncharacterized protein LOC121588224 gives rise to the protein MSKLPYSNDERHYRNQLLCERLQQQQHLHHYNRPRGTPEERDSANEDGVPPAIMQQRTTMARYPELVRRTQGRGRPRQDHPIYTLSHPGGDGIETDGDIDDTLSEFAGGWYTPRLRHSSRPSSMRASTMKKLNEWLDAYQQERGKGRSLTDLRHAGYGSSEEDENLRAPRDFLDGGKPNDLQQEGETSNKEPVEAKPQESEPPEMQEVTAPKPNTTGTHDAGYGWAGKLLSMLLHLAELLLPITLQMLTFLKNHTKTALLYLWGRFVQPFVADGSPARNDAMATVVLLLVLPLIAVLGVAYGAICILYWLNRLLLIEPNRLQI